The sequence below is a genomic window from Vibrio mangrovi.
CAGAAAATGATATTCCACCCCGGCAATGGGGCCATTCATCATGTTTTTAATATTGATAATAACGCTGGGCCACGCCATGTTATCTGCTCCTATTTAATGTGATCATCCGATTGTTCTTTCTTGCTTGTCATTTCATCAACTTACGTCACTTAATCGACTTACAAGGCCAGACAACCGTTCTGTGTGATTAAATCCCGACCGGAATTCAATCGCCTTTGGTTCAGAGTGAATCAGAAATAATGTTCTGCAATCCCCGGGTCGCTTAACGCCGACCCGTAGTGAAATTACCCAATGTTTCCGCCACCCAGATTTCATATGCGTCGATGCGCCACTGTTTACCACGCCAGTAAACCGGCCCGGCAGCGTCTTCTGTTACACTGACCGGCTCTTCAAACTCAATATCGATAGCAATAGTTGAATAGCTATCATCAACCGTCGTCATTTCAATCACCGGATTTTCCAACACCTCCGCCGCTTCCCGGTCAGGATCCTGATCCATCAGCCATGCGCCGACATTGGCAAAAAGAACCGCCGGACTATAAGCGAGATGCGGAAAGTTATTGAACGTCAGACGAGCGTGATAGCGCATCCTCATCAACTCACAACCGTTGCCCAGAAATTTACTGTCCAGACCCAGAGAAATATTCTGCATCTGGGCCGTCAGGGTCTGTGCAATTTCATCTCCGACACAGTTTTCAATGAATGCTTTGAGTTTTCTGAGCTTGTCACCCGCTTCATACTGAGCCATGAAACTTTCACCTTACTATGCGTTGGTTTTTCAGAAACGGAACTATCTTTCCTCGCAATTTTTCTATAAATATCAAAGCATTTGATACTAACAATTCCGTTTTATTTCCCCGAATTGTCCGGGTTGAGATAAGAATACCCGGTCTGAAAAAAAGGTTCATTATGTTGAATTCGGCCTGATTCGGATATCGTGCAAAACGGAACAGACTGGAATTAATCAGGATAAATCAGTGAGAAAATACTTCTTTTTTTCCGGTATTTTGTTCATACCAGAAAAATTCAGAGCGTGGCTTACAGCACAACTCAGGAAAGAGCCCGGCCACGAAAAACACACATTACAGACCACTCCGGCAATGAACCGTATTTGTTCGCACACCATGGTAAGTTTTTTTACATTTCTCTATCTGTATGCCATCGCTTTTGTTATAATGAACTCAATTATTCATCAGAGGGAAAGGTATAAATATGAGAGTGTTATGCCCTGAGTGTGGCCAGAAAAGCCGGATCCAGAAATCAAACCGGATTACTAACAGCCATGCCGATTTATACTGCAGTTGCAGTGATCCCGAGTGTGGTCATACATTTGTGATGAATCTGTCTTACAGCCACACCTTAAGCCCTTCCGCCAAGGCCGCGAACCAGCTGGTCTGCAATCTGATCAAGTCTCTTCCCCCCGAAAGCAGAGCCACTCTGCAACAAGAATTATCTTTAATCTAATCTGTTTCTCTCCCTTTTAGTCAGCCGTTTTTATCATTCTTTTTCTGAACCGGCTGACTAATCTTTTTCCCCAGTCTTTATTGGTCATATTTACCAGATAAATGTAAATTATCTTTCATTACGACATGCAATAAAGTGTCCATCATAAGTTCTGGCATAAAAAAATCTTTCTGTTTTCTCCCCCAACTCAGGATAGACAGAAAGATTTCATCATTGATTTGCGGATTGGGTTACTCACCCTGATCGGCTTGCTCAGAATGTAAACGGGTGGGATTTCAGGGGGTGGCTTTTGATGTCCGCCATTGCAGATAATCATCCGCCCGGG
It includes:
- a CDS encoding phage tail protein, with product MAQYEAGDKLRKLKAFIENCVGDEIAQTLTAQMQNISLGLDSKFLGNGCELMRMRYHARLTFNNFPHLAYSPAVLFANVGAWLMDQDPDREAAEVLENPVIEMTTVDDSYSTIAIDIEFEEPVSVTEDAAGPVYWRGKQWRIDAYEIWVAETLGNFTTGRR
- a CDS encoding ogr/Delta-like zinc finger family protein — its product is MRVLCPECGQKSRIQKSNRITNSHADLYCSCSDPECGHTFVMNLSYSHTLSPSAKAANQLVCNLIKSLPPESRATLQQELSLI